Genomic window (Xylanimonas protaetiae):
TCCTGATCCTTCCTCGCAGCGCATGATGGTGCGGATCGGGTAACACTGCCGCTCATGCCTGCGTGTTCGGGGTGCGCGTGGCCGGTTGGCCCGCTCACCCTGTAGGTGACATTCCGGCCGCGGATTTACGCAGAATCTCGTGTGGCGTGTGTCACGTCATGGTTCGGTGGTCGCGGGTGCGCCGATCGTTTCGACCATCCCGGTGCGGAGCCAGACCTCGAACCCGGTCACGGTGGGTTCGGTGATGTCGAGCGCTGGGTCTGTGACGGTGATGGTCTCGGTGCCGATGAGCTGACCGGTGATCGTGGAGACGTGGAGCACGAAGACCTGGTGGATACCGGTGTCGGGCCGGTCCCAGTCAATGGCGAACCCGTCAGCGGGTTGTCCGTCGCGTGCCGTGGTGTGCCCGAGGTGCCTGACTGTGGGCTCACCGGCGAGGACGTCCCACATGGCCGCGGCCAGATCGGCGGGCATCACGAAGCGACCGTGAAGGTCCGCGATCTCGGCAGCGAGCGTCCAGGCTTGCTCGTCAGCGCCTGCGGTTGCCGGTAGGGCCCAACGCTCCAAGAGGGCCGCGCGGAGGGCCTGCGGGTCGCGGGGCAGCATGTCGGGCAGGCTTGGGTCGAAGGCTCCTGCTGGTGCGGTGTCCGTGGAGCGCAGCACATCCGGTTTCGGGGTAGCGGTCGACTTCAGGCGGCCGTCAAGGTCGAGGGCTGCGCCGCGCGACTGGTCCATGCGCGCGGCCCCGTCTGGTCCCAACCACATCTGAGTGACCGTCGGGATCAGATCGGCGTCGACGTCGTCGCCCGCATGGACGGACATCAGCCACCCGGAACGCGCGACGTACTGCACGTCTCCCGTGCCCGACACCGGATGGTCCCTCGCAGCCAGGGCCGCCTCGCGAAGCTCCGCGGAGGCGACCGGAGCATCGGCAGCGTTCTGGGGCGCGGCGGTCGTGTACTCCAGCAGCGCCGGGAAAGCCACGGCGGGGGCGGGCGCGAACACCATCGTCGTCGCGAGCGCGACCGCGGTGACGACGGCTGCTGCCGACGCGAGCCACGCGTTGCGCCTGGCGGTCCGGCGCCGATCGGCCGCACGGATCTGCCACAGCATCTGCTCCACGTCGCCCTGGTCGGGGAGGTGGTCTTCCGGCAACGGCAGCACGCCCTGCTCGTGCAGGAGCGCGCGCAGCTCGGCGACAAGCCGTTCATCGTTCGAGGCCACGTCTGATCCCTTCCGTCTCGGCGTCGACGAGCGGACGCAGCCGCTGCAGTGCCCGGGAGACACGCGTGCTGATCGTCGAGGTGGGGTGTCCCAGGATCGCTCCGGCCTCGGCGAACGTGAACCCGGAGATCGTCACCAGGTACACCGGCGCCCGTTCATGGGCAGGGAGCTCGCCCAGCCACCGCTGCACCCGGTCTGTCGCGACGACGCCGTCAGCGGGTTCGCATGCACGGTGCGGCTGAGCGGCGACGGAAGCCTCGACGCGCCGGTCTCGAGCGTGCGTGCGGTACAGCTCGAGGATCTTCTTGTGGGCGATCCCGAACACCCACGCCCGCCACCGGTCCTGCGTCGGCGGACGGTCGCCCCAACGCCGCCACGCCGTGGTGAAAGCCTCGGAGACCACATCGGCGACGTCGTTCGGGCCGACCTGACGCAGCACATACCCGTGGAGATCGGAGTACGTAGAGCGTGCGAACTCCTCGAACTCAGCACGAGGGCCGTGACCGAGGCGGAAGCGATCTAGCACGACGTCGTGGTCAAGAACCGCACCGATCCAGCGGGTACCGAAACGGATGCAGACTGCACCCCGGCAGCGAAGCATTGAGACGTCCCGGTGCCGCCTGCGCCCGAGAACACGCGAACAGCTCGCCCTGACCGGTTCCACACCGACATCGCTCGCGACACTCCGGTCACGTTCTGGTTGCCGGTCGCATCGAAGAACCCGCCCGTGTACATGCTGCCTGACCACAGGCAGAAGCGACCAGCGAGACACGACGCTGAACTCAACGGCATGACGTCCGGAGATGAAGCCTGAGCAGGAGCGGCCAGGCCGACAGTCAACACGCCAAGTGCAACAAGCGCTGCAGTGACTCGGGGAAGACGGGGGTGCAGACGTCGCTTCGAGTAGGTCATGTTCGAGTCTCTCGGGCACATGGACCGCCCCGATAGCTTCTGGCACGAGCCGATCTGTGCCCCGACCCAACTCGGAGCGCTGCGCCTCGGGAGCGTCGGCGAGTTCCGGAGGAAGCGATTCCGGGAACGCCCTGCGAGCGTGCTGAAACCACCTGGACGCCCGCACCGATCAGAGCTCCAGCCCTCCTCGTCAAGAGAGCGACGCTGGCGTCGCTGGCAGGTCGCAGCGACTCACCCTTTACCCCCTGGTTCGGCGTTGTCGCTGGCCGTGCCGTCGCGACAGATGGCCGTCTCCATCGCGCCACGATGCTCGGGCCCAGGATCGGCGTCTTGCAGGAGCGCGTCGATCCACTGATTGGAGATCGGAAGAGTCCTCCGCGCGTCGGCGACGACGGTGTCCCCGTTCGCAAGCAGCCTGCCAGCACGGCCATCCGCCCAGTGCATATCGTTCACGGGCATCGATTGCAGTCTGGTACATCCGCGATGTGCATCAGTATGTTCGGCGTCATGGCCGAGATGGACGCCGAGCCGTCAGGACCAGCCGGAACCCCAACCGCCCAAGCAGCAGCACTGGCGTCTCGGCATGGAGCCGCAGTCCTTGTCGTTGCCGCTGCACTTACCGCCGTCGCGCTCGCATTCGGCGCCGACTCCTGGACCACAACCGTGCTGGTCTGCGTGGCCCCATTCGCCGCTGCCGCCGCCGTGATCGACGTCAGGTGCCAGCGGATCCCGACACCGATCGTGGCTCTGACGCTCATGCTGGCCCTCGCCATCCTCCTCGTGGGCACCACCTTCTTGGGCGATGTCGCGCGGCTCGGCCGCGCGATCCTTGCCGCTGTCAGCGTCGGCGTGCTGTACCTGCTGCTGTGGCGCTTCGCGTCGCTGGGTCTGGGCGACGTGCGCCTGGCGACGGTCCTGGGGCTGGTCGCCGGGTGGGCCGGCTGGCCGATGGTCGCCTGGTTCATCATCGCCGCGCACCTGCTCGCGGCGCCGTTCGCCGTCTGGCAGCTGGTCCGAGGTCGTCGCGGGCCGATCCCGTTCGGCCCGTTCCTCGTCGCAGGCCTGTACCTCGCCGTCGTCCTCCAGGCGCTGGTGAACTGATCGCGCACACCTGCGTGTGACGACCCTTGTCACCTGGAGGCCGCGATGCACGACGACGACCCTGTGACCGCTGCCGAGAACGCGGCCGAAGCGATGCGGGCCCTTGCCCACGCGACCCGCACGTTCGAAGACCCGGCCGACACGTACTGGACGCTCGGCAACATCCTGGCGATCACGTCGCGGTTCATCCAGGTGCTCGAGCAGGTCGCGGACGCCCACCGCGCCCAGATCGACCGCGCGCACGACGACGACGGCCGTCGCACCGCGGGCCGGGCGTTCGGGCTGTCCGCCGCGACGAACCTGCACCAGGCCGCTCTCGCGCTCGGCGACGGGTACCGGCGCTTGGACGAGGCTTCCCGGACCTCGGGCCGCATCGCGTGGTACGCCGACGTGCCCGCCCGGCGCACCCTCGTCCCCCGCGCGGTCAATGACGCGAAGGTCGTCCCGCTGACCGGAGGGGGCCGCCCCGAGCCGCAGCCGCCGTACGTGGAGCCGGGACTGTGACCGACGAGCGGGTCCACACCGCGGTCCTGCTCGCCCCGGCCGGTGAGCGACGTCGTGCGGCCAGAGCCCGGCGTCGGGCAGCCG
Coding sequences:
- a CDS encoding RNA polymerase sigma factor; this translates as MLRCRGAVCIRFGTRWIGAVLDHDVVLDRFRLGHGPRAEFEEFARSTYSDLHGYVLRQVGPNDVADVVSEAFTTAWRRWGDRPPTQDRWRAWVFGIAHKKILELYRTHARDRRVEASVAAQPHRACEPADGVVATDRVQRWLGELPAHERAPVYLVTISGFTFAEAGAILGHPTSTISTRVSRALQRLRPLVDAETEGIRRGLER
- a CDS encoding peptidase inhibitor family I36 protein, which translates into the protein MCPRDSNMTYSKRRLHPRLPRVTAALVALGVLTVGLAAPAQASSPDVMPLSSASCLAGRFCLWSGSMYTGGFFDATGNQNVTGVSRAMSVWNRSGRAVRVFSGAGGTGTSQCFAAGVQSASVSVPAGSVRFLTTTSC
- a CDS encoding prepilin peptidase, producing MAEMDAEPSGPAGTPTAQAAALASRHGAAVLVVAAALTAVALAFGADSWTTTVLVCVAPFAAAAAVIDVRCQRIPTPIVALTLMLALAILLVGTTFLGDVARLGRAILAAVSVGVLYLLLWRFASLGLGDVRLATVLGLVAGWAGWPMVAWFIIAAHLLAAPFAVWQLVRGRRGPIPFGPFLVAGLYLAVVLQALVN